Proteins co-encoded in one Callospermophilus lateralis isolate mCalLat2 chromosome 2, mCalLat2.hap1, whole genome shotgun sequence genomic window:
- the Tor1b gene encoding torsin-1B isoform X2 — MRLAGRLGGAAALWLLLSAHAVSAFEPLSVGLAIGAVSALTGYLSYKDLYCRFAECCRDEQPLNASALKLDLEQKLFGQHLATEVILKALTGFKNNKTPKKPLTLSLHGWAGTGKNFVSQIVAENLHPKGLKSNFVHLFVSTLHFPHEQKIKLYQEQLQKWIRGNVSACASSVFIFDEMDKLHPGIIDAIKPFLDYYEQVDGVSYCKAIFIFLRWGPHN, encoded by the exons ATGCGACTGGCGGGGCGACTTGGGGGCGCCGCGGCGCTGTGGCTGCTGCTGTCCGCCCACGCGGTGTCGGCGTTCGAGCCCCTCAGCGTGGGCCTGGCCATCGGGGCCGTGTCGGCCCTCACGGGCTACCTCTCCTACAAGGACCTGTACTGCCGCTTCGCCGAGTGCTGCCGCGACGAGCAGCCGCTCAACGCCTCGG CCCTCAAGTTGGATTTGGAGCAGAAGCTGTTTGGACAGCATCTGGCCACGGAAGTGATTCTCAAGGCGCTGACTGGCTTCAAGAACAACAAAACCCCCAAGAAaccactgaccctgtccttgcacGGCTGGGCTGGCACAGGCAAGAATTTTGTCAGTCAAATTGTGGCTGAAAATCTTCACCCAAAAGGCCTGAAGAGCAACTTTGTCCACCTGTTTGTATCAACTCTGCACTTCCCTCATGAGCAGAAGATTAAACTGTACCAA GAGCAGCTACAGAAGTGGATCCGTGGAAACGTGAGTGCCTGCGCCAGCTCGGTTTTCATATTTGACGAGATGGATAAGTTGCACCCCGGGATCATCGATGCCATCAAGCCTTTCCTAGACTACTATGAGCAGGTGGATGGGGTGTCCTACTGCAAAGCCATCTTCATCTTTCTCAG GTGGGGACCTCATAACTAA
- the Tor1b gene encoding torsin-1B isoform X1, which yields MRLAGRLGGAAALWLLLSAHAVSAFEPLSVGLAIGAVSALTGYLSYKDLYCRFAECCRDEQPLNASALKLDLEQKLFGQHLATEVILKALTGFKNNKTPKKPLTLSLHGWAGTGKNFVSQIVAENLHPKGLKSNFVHLFVSTLHFPHEQKIKLYQEQLQKWIRGNVSACASSVFIFDEMDKLHPGIIDAIKPFLDYYEQVDGVSYCKAIFIFLSNAGGDLITKTALDFWRAGRKREDIQLKDLEPVLSVGVFNNKHSGLWRSGLIDRNLIDYFIPFLPLEYRHVKMCVRAEMRARGAAVDEDIVTRVAEEMTFFPKDEKIYSDKGCKTVQSRLDFH from the exons ATGCGACTGGCGGGGCGACTTGGGGGCGCCGCGGCGCTGTGGCTGCTGCTGTCCGCCCACGCGGTGTCGGCGTTCGAGCCCCTCAGCGTGGGCCTGGCCATCGGGGCCGTGTCGGCCCTCACGGGCTACCTCTCCTACAAGGACCTGTACTGCCGCTTCGCCGAGTGCTGCCGCGACGAGCAGCCGCTCAACGCCTCGG CCCTCAAGTTGGATTTGGAGCAGAAGCTGTTTGGACAGCATCTGGCCACGGAAGTGATTCTCAAGGCGCTGACTGGCTTCAAGAACAACAAAACCCCCAAGAAaccactgaccctgtccttgcacGGCTGGGCTGGCACAGGCAAGAATTTTGTCAGTCAAATTGTGGCTGAAAATCTTCACCCAAAAGGCCTGAAGAGCAACTTTGTCCACCTGTTTGTATCAACTCTGCACTTCCCTCATGAGCAGAAGATTAAACTGTACCAA GAGCAGCTACAGAAGTGGATCCGTGGAAACGTGAGTGCCTGCGCCAGCTCGGTTTTCATATTTGACGAGATGGATAAGTTGCACCCCGGGATCATCGATGCCATCAAGCCTTTCCTAGACTACTATGAGCAGGTGGATGGGGTGTCCTACTGCAAAGCCATCTTCATCTTTCTCAG CAATGCAGGTGGGGACCTCATAACTAAGACAGCTCTGGACTTCTGGAGGGCAGGAAGAAAGAGGGAAGATATCCAGCTGAAGGACCTGGAACCTGTGCTGTCTGTCGGAGTCTTCAACAATAAACACA GTGGCCTGTGGCGCAGTGGGCTGATAGACAGAAACCTCATCGACTACTTCATCCCCTTCCTGCCCTTGGAGTACAGACACGTGAAGATGTGTGTGAGGGCAGAGATGCGGGCCCGTGgtgctgctgtagatgaagacATCGTCACCAGGGTGGCAGAGGAAATGACGTTTTTCCCCAAAGATGAGAAAATCTATTCAGACAAGGGCTGCAAGACCGTTCAGTCGCGACTAGATTTCCACTGA